Proteins encoded together in one uncultured Fusobacterium sp. window:
- a CDS encoding bifunctional (p)ppGpp synthetase/guanosine-3',5'-bis(diphosphate) 3'-pyrophosphohydrolase — protein MNYWEEIVNQINKNNLKVDLEKIKLALCFAEECHEGQYRKSGEDYIMHPVEVTKILIDMKMDTDTIVAGILHDIVEDTMITLADIKYNFGDTVATLVDGVTKLKNLPNGTKKQDENIRKMILAMAQNLRVIIIKLADRLHNMRTMKYMKPEKQISISQETLDIYAPLAHRLGIAKIKWELEDLCLRYLKPDEYTHIKSLIDSKRAERSEYIESFIKTIVKLLHDTGIKGSVKGRFKHFYSIYKKMYEKGKEFDDIYDLMGIRIIVDTEAECYNTLGVIHSHFRPVPGRFKDYIAVPKSNNYQSIHTTIVGPQGKFIEIQIRTEEMDKVAEEGVAAHWSYKEKTKVTKGDQIYGWLRNILELQNEAEDTQDFIKSVTEDIMNETVFVFSPKGDILELPQGATPLDFAFAIHTQIGCKCVGAKVNGKIVTLDYKLQNGDRVEIITAKNSKGPAKDWLDIVVTHGAKSKIRKLLKDSIMEETIKIGRENLERELGKLGISLKEMEEDPIIKKHMEKNNINNLDEFYFHVGEKRSKIDVIIKKLRTRIEKERAISNIDIDELMEKKKEKEKSSAGKNDYGIVIDGVNNTLIRFARCCTPLPGDEITGYVTKLTGITVHRKDCKNVQSMIAHDPTREIAVAWDKSLIAKKLNKYKFTFNVLVYDRPNILLDLMNVIANHKINLVSVNSNEIVKNGDKYINLKLTIEISDKSEYKYLLNNLLKLKSVISVDR, from the coding sequence ATGAACTATTGGGAAGAAATTGTAAATCAGATAAATAAGAACAATTTAAAAGTAGATCTTGAAAAAATAAAATTAGCTCTATGTTTTGCAGAAGAGTGTCATGAGGGACAATACAGAAAATCTGGAGAAGATTATATTATGCACCCAGTAGAAGTTACAAAAATCCTCATTGATATGAAAATGGATACAGATACCATAGTAGCTGGTATTTTACATGATATAGTTGAAGATACAATGATAACTTTAGCAGATATTAAATATAATTTTGGTGATACAGTGGCAACTCTTGTAGATGGAGTTACAAAATTAAAAAATCTGCCAAATGGAACAAAAAAGCAAGATGAGAATATTAGAAAAATGATTCTTGCTATGGCTCAAAACTTGAGAGTGATCATTATAAAACTAGCAGATAGACTTCATAATATGAGAACAATGAAGTATATGAAACCAGAAAAACAGATCTCTATATCTCAAGAAACTTTGGATATATATGCACCACTTGCCCATAGATTAGGGATAGCTAAAATAAAATGGGAGCTTGAAGATTTATGTTTAAGATACCTGAAGCCAGATGAGTATACACATATAAAAAGTTTAATAGATAGTAAAAGAGCTGAAAGAAGTGAGTATATAGAGAGTTTTATAAAAACAATAGTAAAACTACTTCATGATACAGGTATCAAAGGAAGTGTAAAAGGTAGATTTAAACATTTTTACAGTATATATAAAAAGATGTATGAAAAGGGAAAAGAGTTTGATGATATTTACGATTTAATGGGGATAAGAATAATTGTAGATACAGAGGCTGAATGTTATAACACTTTAGGAGTTATTCACAGTCACTTCAGACCAGTTCCTGGAAGATTTAAAGATTATATAGCAGTTCCTAAATCAAATAACTATCAATCAATTCACACTACAATTGTAGGACCACAAGGTAAATTTATTGAAATTCAAATTAGAACTGAAGAGATGGACAAGGTTGCTGAAGAAGGGGTAGCAGCACATTGGAGCTATAAGGAGAAAACAAAGGTAACAAAGGGCGATCAAATTTATGGTTGGCTTAGAAATATACTTGAACTTCAAAATGAGGCTGAGGATACACAAGACTTTATAAAAAGCGTAACTGAAGATATAATGAACGAAACAGTATTTGTTTTCTCTCCAAAAGGGGATATTTTAGAGTTACCACAAGGGGCTACACCTCTTGATTTTGCCTTTGCTATTCACACACAGATAGGATGTAAATGTGTAGGAGCTAAGGTAAATGGAAAGATTGTTACTTTAGATTATAAACTTCAAAATGGAGATAGAGTTGAGATTATAACTGCTAAAAATTCAAAAGGACCAGCAAAAGATTGGTTGGATATAGTAGTTACTCATGGAGCTAAAAGTAAGATTAGAAAACTTTTAAAAGACTCTATAATGGAAGAAACAATAAAAATTGGAAGAGAAAATCTTGAGAGAGAGTTAGGAAAATTAGGAATCTCTCTTAAAGAGATGGAAGAAGATCCAATTATAAAAAAACATATGGAAAAGAATAATATCAATAATTTAGATGAATTTTATTTCCATGTGGGAGAAAAGAGAAGTAAGATAGATGTTATTATTAAAAAATTAAGAACAAGAATTGAAAAAGAGAGAGCTATTTCAAATATAGATATAGATGAACTTATGGAGAAGAAAAAAGAGAAGGAAAAAAGTTCAGCTGGCAAAAATGATTATGGAATAGTTATAGATGGAGTAAATAATACTTTAATTAGATTTGCGAGATGTTGTACTCCTCTTCCTGGAGATGAGATAACAGGATATGTTACAAAATTAACAGGAATAACAGTTCATAGAAAAGATTGTAAAAATGTTCAAAGTATGATAGCTCACGACCCTACAAGAGAGATAGCTGTTGCTTGGGATAAAAGCTTAATAGCTAAAAAACTTAATAAATATAAGTTTACTTTTAATGTTCTTGTTTATGATAGACCAAATATTTTATTGGATCTAATGAATGTAATAGCAAATCACAAGATAAATTTAGTCTCTGTTAATTCAAATGAGATAGTAAAAAATGGAGATAAATATATAAATCTAAAACTTACTATAGAGATAAGTGATAAGAGCGAGTATAAATATCTGTTGAATAACTTATTAAAATTAAAAAGCGTAATATCAGTAGATAGATAA
- the fmt gene encoding methionyl-tRNA formyltransferase yields the protein MRILFMGTPDFAVPCFDILNKEYDIIGAFTKVDKPNMRGKKIKYTPVKEYALANNIPVYQPNSLKTEETYNLIKDLNPDLIVVVAYGKIIPKEIIELPKLGIINVHSSLLPKYRGAAPINAALIHGEEKTGVSIMHIAEELDAGDVILTGETEITDEDTFLTLHDRLMEIGAEKLLEAVKLIEKGEAPRTVQNHSEATFVKPFRKEDCKINWNLTEREIFNMVRGMNPFPSAYTMLDDKIFKIYGVKENFKKYEDGEIGEIVDTIKGKGVVVKTGNGSVILTEVKPENKKLLSGADILNGNILKKGDKFN from the coding sequence TATTTTAAATAAAGAGTATGATATAATAGGAGCTTTTACTAAAGTTGATAAGCCAAATATGAGAGGAAAAAAGATAAAATATACTCCTGTAAAAGAGTATGCTTTAGCTAATAATATCCCTGTATATCAACCAAATAGCTTAAAAACAGAGGAAACATATAATCTTATAAAAGATTTAAATCCAGATTTAATAGTAGTTGTTGCTTATGGAAAAATAATTCCAAAAGAGATAATAGAATTACCTAAATTGGGAATTATAAATGTTCACTCTTCACTTCTGCCAAAATATAGAGGAGCAGCTCCAATAAATGCTGCTTTGATACATGGAGAAGAGAAAACAGGGGTAAGTATAATGCATATAGCTGAAGAGTTAGATGCTGGAGATGTTATTCTTACTGGAGAAACAGAGATAACAGATGAGGATACTTTCTTAACTCTTCACGATAGATTGATGGAGATAGGAGCTGAAAAGTTACTAGAAGCGGTAAAACTAATAGAAAAAGGTGAAGCTCCAAGAACAGTTCAAAATCATTCTGAAGCTACATTTGTAAAGCCTTTTAGGAAAGAAGATTGTAAAATTAATTGGAATCTAACAGAGAGAGAGATTTTTAATATGGTAAGAGGGATGAATCCATTTCCAAGTGCTTATACTATGTTAGATGATAAAATTTTCAAAATCTACGGAGTAAAAGAAAACTTCAAAAAATATGAAGATGGAGAAATTGGAGAGATTGTAGATACAATTAAAGGAAAAGGTGTAGTTGTAAAAACTGGTAATGGAAGTGTTATTCTTACAGAGGTTAAACCAGAAAATAAAAAGCTTTTAAGTGGAGCAGATATTTTAAATGGTAATATTTTGAAAAAGGGAGATAAGTTTAATTAA
- a CDS encoding tetratricopeptide repeat protein: MIKILLILCLMFCVGCSNSNSKEEKYSFIKGINLYQKGKKKDALKEYEKAYEINPNNVVVIKEIAFLSYELGDINSAIDFYEKAHKLDPTDKDVVKNLVNLYYSKRDLEKSRRHLEKISDIKDDDILKLKRMLLHKEEI; the protein is encoded by the coding sequence ATGATAAAAATATTACTAATATTATGTTTAATGTTTTGTGTAGGTTGTTCAAACTCTAATTCAAAAGAGGAAAAGTATAGCTTTATTAAAGGTATAAATCTCTATCAAAAAGGAAAGAAAAAAGATGCTTTAAAAGAATATGAAAAAGCTTATGAGATAAATCCAAATAATGTAGTTGTTATAAAAGAGATAGCTTTTTTATCCTATGAACTGGGAGATATAAATTCAGCTATTGATTTTTATGAAAAAGCTCATAAATTAGATCCTACTGATAAAGATGTGGTAAAAAATTTAGTAAATCTATATTATTCAAAGAGAGATCTTGAAAAAAGTAGAAGACATTTAGAGAAGATCTCAGATATAAAAGATGATGATATTTTAAAATTAAAGAGAATGTTATTACATAAAGAAGAGATTTAA
- a CDS encoding hemolysin family protein — MDTYQNIVLLVGLILLSGFFSASETALTSFRSIHLEKLEDGKHEKQVSLLKKWLKNPNEMLTGLLLGNNIVNIWASSIATVVTVNLMGNSSKSIAIATIIMTIIILIFGEITPKIIAKNQSLKIAGIVIVVIYWFSFLTKPVIKILIGISKFIGRMLGIDLTDETLMITEEDIISFVNVGEAEGVIEEDEKEMIHSIVGFGETTAKEVMTPRTSMLAFEGNKTIDDIWYELIDNGFSRIPVYEDTIDNIIGVLYIKDIMNSLKDGNTNVPIKNFIRPGYFVPETKSIIEILKEFRTLKVHIALVLDEYGGIVGLLTIEDLIEEIVGEIRDEFDTEEEEFITQIDENSYEVDAMIDIETLDKELDIQLPDSDDYESLGGLIITELGRVASVGDELTIDGVKLRVLEVNKMRVSKVYIEKEQTLDD, encoded by the coding sequence GTGGACACGTATCAAAATATTGTGTTGCTTGTGGGTTTAATTTTATTGTCAGGTTTTTTCTCAGCTTCTGAGACAGCTTTAACTTCTTTTAGAAGTATTCATTTAGAGAAGTTAGAAGATGGGAAGCATGAAAAACAAGTTAGTCTTTTAAAAAAATGGTTGAAAAATCCAAATGAGATGCTTACTGGATTGTTATTAGGAAATAATATAGTAAACATTTGGGCTTCTTCAATAGCAACAGTTGTAACTGTAAATTTAATGGGAAATTCAAGTAAATCTATAGCTATTGCAACTATTATTATGACTATAATAATATTAATTTTTGGGGAGATAACACCAAAAATTATAGCTAAGAATCAATCTTTAAAAATAGCTGGAATAGTAATAGTAGTAATATATTGGTTCAGTTTTTTAACTAAACCTGTTATTAAGATATTGATTGGGATTTCTAAGTTTATAGGAAGAATGTTGGGAATTGATTTAACAGATGAAACATTGATGATAACAGAAGAAGACATAATCTCTTTTGTAAATGTTGGAGAGGCTGAAGGTGTAATAGAAGAGGATGAAAAAGAAATGATTCATTCTATAGTTGGGTTTGGAGAAACTACAGCTAAAGAAGTAATGACACCTAGAACATCAATGCTTGCATTTGAAGGAAATAAAACTATTGATGATATTTGGTATGAGTTAATAGATAACGGTTTTTCAAGAATTCCTGTGTATGAAGATACTATTGATAATATAATAGGAGTATTATATATAAAAGATATTATGAATAGCCTGAAAGATGGTAATACTAATGTTCCTATTAAAAACTTTATAAGACCTGGATATTTTGTACCAGAAACAAAATCTATAATAGAAATTTTAAAAGAGTTTAGAACATTAAAAGTTCATATTGCTCTTGTACTTGATGAGTATGGTGGAATAGTGGGACTTCTAACTATTGAAGATTTGATAGAAGAGATAGTTGGAGAGATTAGAGATGAGTTTGATACAGAAGAGGAAGAGTTTATAACTCAAATAGATGAAAATAGCTATGAAGTGGATGCTATGATAGATATAGAAACTTTAGATAAAGAGTTAGATATACAACTTCCAGATTCAGATGATTATGAAAGTTTAGGTGGGCTTATTATTACTGAACTTGGTAGAGTAGCAAGTGTAGGAGATGAGCTTACAATAGATGGTGTAAAACTAAGAGTCTTAGAAGTAAATAAAATGAGAGTTTCTAAAGTATACATTGAAAAGGAGCAAACATTAGATGATTAA
- the accB gene encoding acetyl-CoA carboxylase biotin carboxyl carrier protein translates to MKIDLKMIKDLAESIEKYNLNEVVVESEGAKVTLKKENKVAQPEQVIVAKTPAVTAAVDFVQEEVAPKQEEVKEEVEGEVITSPMVGTFYKSSAPGNPPFVAEGQSVASGETLCIIEAMKLMNEVKAHKSCTIVKILVEDGELVKKGDKLFIIK, encoded by the coding sequence ATGAAAATAGATTTAAAAATGATAAAGGATTTAGCAGAAAGTATTGAAAAATATAATTTGAATGAAGTGGTAGTTGAAAGTGAAGGAGCAAAAGTAACTTTAAAAAAAGAGAATAAAGTAGCTCAACCAGAGCAAGTAATAGTGGCTAAAACTCCAGCAGTTACAGCAGCTGTTGATTTTGTTCAAGAAGAAGTTGCCCCAAAACAAGAGGAAGTTAAAGAAGAGGTAGAGGGAGAAGTTATTACATCACCAATGGTAGGAACTTTCTATAAATCTTCAGCTCCGGGAAATCCTCCATTTGTAGCAGAAGGACAAAGTGTAGCTTCAGGAGAAACTCTATGTATAATAGAAGCTATGAAATTAATGAATGAAGTAAAAGCACATAAAAGTTGTACTATAGTTAAAATATTAGTAGAAGATGGAGAGCTTGTTAAAAAAGGAGACAAGTTATTTATAATAAAATAA
- a CDS encoding CBS domain-containing protein, whose product MKKVRDVINSNVQTITRETLVGEIVSIMKEKRLGKLPVLDGDKIVGVVTRDDILVKQGKSPVPPVIAFWEIMIALPNSKGFKEKMKKFISFKAEDIMEKNFYTADIDADLEGVVSEMLDKDYNYALVLENEKLVGIVTKSDLINKCY is encoded by the coding sequence ATGAAAAAAGTAAGAGATGTAATCAATAGCAATGTTCAAACAATAACAAGAGAAACATTAGTTGGAGAAATAGTTTCAATAATGAAAGAGAAAAGATTGGGGAAATTACCAGTTTTAGATGGAGATAAGATTGTTGGAGTTGTAACAAGAGATGACATTTTAGTAAAGCAGGGAAAATCTCCAGTACCTCCAGTAATAGCTTTTTGGGAAATAATGATAGCTTTACCAAACAGCAAAGGGTTTAAAGAAAAAATGAAAAAATTCATATCATTTAAGGCTGAAGATATAATGGAGAAAAATTTCTATACAGCAGATATAGATGCTGATTTAGAAGGTGTAGTAAGTGAAATGTTAGATAAAGATTATAATTATGCTTTAGTTTTAGAAAATGAAAAATTAGTTGGAATAGTCACTAAAAGTGACTTAATAAATAAATGTTATTAA
- a CDS encoding ACT domain-containing protein, which yields MDPAGKREFYIVDKRILPNSIQSVIKVNDLVQHSKMSKYEAIKKVGISRSTYYKYKDYIKPFFESGKDKVFSIHMSLIDKPGILAKILEIIATEDMNILTIVQNIAIDGIAKSTISIQTTENMLRKIEGMLERITEVDGVKELRIIGSN from the coding sequence ATAGATCCAGCTGGAAAGAGAGAATTTTATATTGTCGATAAGAGAATACTGCCAAACTCTATCCAAAGTGTAATTAAAGTAAATGATCTTGTTCAACATAGTAAAATGTCAAAATATGAAGCTATAAAAAAGGTAGGGATAAGTAGAAGTACTTATTATAAATATAAAGACTATATTAAACCATTTTTTGAAAGTGGAAAGGATAAAGTATTTAGTATACATATGTCACTTATAGACAAACCGGGAATACTTGCTAAGATACTAGAAATTATTGCAACTGAAGATATGAATATACTGACTATAGTTCAAAATATAGCTATAGATGGAATAGCAAAATCAACAATCTCTATTCAAACAACTGAAAATATGTTAAGAAAAATAGAGGGAATGCTTGAAAGAATAACTGAAGTTGATGGTGTAAAAGAATTAAGAATTATAGGAAGTAACTAA
- a CDS encoding DUF502 domain-containing protein → MIKHLKNYFYAGLFSLLPLVLTAYIFNWIMGLVLIVLNDSFVTIIIKNIILNLVGEEDYIFYFQILTYILSLITMVIFICIVGFTLKLVFFAKIAKKAKQFLRKIPFVNQIYTTISQIINIVKSDRATTYQKVVAVEYPRKGIYSIGFLTADKNETLEKATGVEKMYNIFIPTSPNPTSGMFIIVDAKDVHILDIKIDDAVKLIISGGVITPEKHGIKDEENELIENNEK, encoded by the coding sequence ATGATTAAACATTTAAAAAATTATTTTTATGCAGGTCTTTTTTCATTACTACCTTTAGTATTAACAGCTTATATCTTTAACTGGATAATGGGACTTGTATTAATAGTTTTAAATGACTCTTTTGTAACTATAATTATAAAAAATATAATTCTAAATCTTGTTGGAGAAGAGGATTATATCTTCTATTTTCAAATCTTAACATACATATTATCTTTAATAACTATGGTAATATTCATATGTATTGTAGGGTTTACTTTGAAACTGGTATTTTTTGCAAAAATTGCAAAAAAAGCGAAACAATTTTTAAGAAAAATACCTTTTGTTAATCAAATTTATACAACAATTAGTCAAATAATAAATATTGTAAAATCAGATAGAGCAACTACTTATCAAAAGGTAGTAGCTGTAGAGTATCCTAGAAAAGGAATATACAGTATAGGATTTTTAACAGCAGACAAAAATGAAACATTGGAAAAAGCTACTGGGGTTGAAAAGATGTATAATATTTTTATTCCAACATCTCCAAACCCAACATCTGGAATGTTTATAATTGTCGATGCTAAAGATGTTCATATATTGGATATTAAAATAGATGATGCAGTTAAACTTATAATTTCAGGTGGAGTTATTACTCCTGAAAAACATGGAATAAAAGATGAAGAGAATGAATTAATTGAAAATAATGAAAAATAG
- the folD gene encoding bifunctional methylenetetrahydrofolate dehydrogenase/methenyltetrahydrofolate cyclohydrolase FolD, with product MILDGKKTSSQIKEEIKEELKGIKEKVGKVPGLAIVLVGENPASKIYVNSKIKGCAELGFESFAHYLPENVTEEELLNVIRELNEDEKVDGILVQLPLPKHIDEKKVVDTIAFSKDVDGFKPENMGLLFLGDKNSIKPCTPSGIVELFKRYELEVEGKDVVIIGRSNIVGKPMAGFFINEGATVTICNSKTKNLADKLKEADIIVAAMGVAKFVKADMVKDGAIIIDVGINRTEEGLFGDVDFENVAPKCKWITPVPGGVGPMTVAMLFKNTLSAFKRNKKLV from the coding sequence ATGATACTAGATGGAAAAAAGACATCTTCTCAAATAAAAGAGGAGATAAAAGAAGAGCTTAAAGGGATAAAAGAAAAAGTAGGAAAAGTTCCAGGATTGGCAATAGTTTTAGTAGGGGAAAATCCTGCTTCAAAAATATATGTAAATTCTAAAATTAAAGGTTGTGCAGAGTTAGGATTTGAAAGTTTTGCACATTATCTTCCTGAAAATGTAACTGAAGAAGAGCTTTTAAATGTTATAAGAGAGTTAAATGAGGATGAAAAAGTAGATGGAATTTTAGTACAATTGCCTCTTCCTAAACATATAGATGAGAAAAAGGTAGTAGATACAATAGCCTTTTCAAAGGATGTAGATGGTTTTAAACCAGAGAATATGGGATTACTTTTTTTAGGAGATAAAAATTCTATAAAACCTTGTACTCCTTCTGGAATAGTTGAACTATTTAAAAGATACGAATTAGAAGTAGAAGGAAAAGATGTTGTAATAATAGGAAGAAGTAATATTGTAGGGAAACCTATGGCAGGATTTTTCATAAATGAGGGAGCAACTGTAACTATTTGTAATAGTAAAACAAAAAATTTAGCAGATAAATTAAAAGAAGCAGATATAATTGTTGCAGCTATGGGAGTGGCAAAATTTGTAAAAGCTGATATGGTAAAAGATGGGGCTATTATTATTGATGTAGGAATAAATAGAACAGAAGAGGGACTTTTTGGAGATGTAGATTTTGAAAATGTGGCTCCAAAATGTAAGTGGATAACACCTGTTCCTGGAGGAGTAGGTCCTATGACTGTAGCTATGCTTTTTAAGAATACATTATCTGCATTTAAGAGAAATAAGAAACTTGTATAA
- a CDS encoding adenine phosphoribosyltransferase has product MNLKNYVKSIENFPKKGIIFRDITPLMQDGKAYKETINRLVEFAKEKEVDVVVGPEARGFLFGCPVATELEVGFVPVRKPGKLPREVIEYSYDLEYGSNVLAMHKDAIKPGQRVLIVDDLLATGGTIEAVIKLVEALGGVVAGLGFLIELEELKGIEKLKDYPVLALMKY; this is encoded by the coding sequence ATGAATTTAAAGAATTATGTAAAATCAATAGAAAATTTTCCAAAAAAGGGAATAATCTTTAGAGATATAACTCCTTTAATGCAAGATGGAAAGGCATATAAAGAGACTATAAATAGATTAGTTGAATTTGCTAAAGAGAAAGAAGTAGACGTTGTAGTAGGACCAGAGGCTAGAGGGTTCCTTTTTGGTTGTCCAGTAGCAACAGAATTAGAAGTAGGGTTTGTTCCAGTTAGAAAACCTGGGAAATTACCAAGAGAAGTAATAGAGTATTCATATGATTTAGAATATGGTTCAAATGTTTTAGCTATGCATAAAGATGCTATAAAGCCAGGACAAAGAGTATTGATAGTTGATGATCTTTTAGCAACAGGAGGAACTATTGAAGCTGTAATAAAATTAGTTGAAGCTTTAGGGGGAGTTGTTGCAGGGCTAGGATTTTTAATTGAACTTGAAGAATTAAAAGGAATAGAAAAATTAAAAGATTATCCTGTATTGGCTTTAATGAAATACTAA
- the tgt gene encoding tRNA guanosine(34) transglycosylase Tgt, producing the protein MTKKLPVTYELEVKQGKARAGRITTPHGVIETPVFMPVGTQATVKTMTPEELETIGSEIILGNTYHLYLRPSDELIAKFGGLHKFMNWNRPILTDSGGFQVFSLGALRKITEEGVKFSSHIDGSKHFLSPEKSISIQNNLGSDIVMLFDECPPGLSTREYMIPSIERTTRWAKRCIEAHKRPDEQGLFAIVQGGIYEDLRDKSLNELMTMDESFSGYAIGGLAVGEPREDMYRILHHIVEKCPENKPRYLMGVGEPLDMLEAVEAGIDMMDCVQPSRIGRHGTVFTKYGRLVIKNAAYAEDDRPLDEGCDCYVCRNYTRGYIRHLFKAEEILGQRLATYHNLYFLLKLMKNARKAIIDGNFKEYKDEFIKNYQMGKKSEWLQPKKIGE; encoded by the coding sequence ATGACAAAAAAATTACCTGTAACATATGAGCTAGAAGTTAAACAGGGAAAAGCTAGAGCAGGAAGAATAACAACTCCACATGGAGTAATTGAAACACCTGTATTTATGCCTGTAGGAACACAAGCTACTGTAAAAACAATGACACCAGAGGAGTTAGAAACTATAGGTTCTGAAATAATATTAGGAAATACATACCACCTTTATTTAAGACCTAGTGATGAATTAATAGCAAAATTTGGTGGACTTCACAAATTTATGAATTGGAATAGACCTATTTTAACTGATAGTGGAGGTTTCCAAGTATTTAGTTTAGGAGCTTTAAGAAAGATAACAGAAGAGGGAGTAAAATTTAGTTCTCATATAGATGGATCTAAACATTTCCTTTCTCCTGAAAAATCTATCAGTATTCAAAATAATTTAGGTTCTGATATAGTGATGCTATTTGATGAATGCCCTCCAGGGCTTTCTACAAGAGAGTATATGATACCATCAATAGAGAGAACTACAAGATGGGCTAAAAGATGTATAGAGGCTCATAAAAGACCTGATGAGCAAGGATTATTTGCCATAGTTCAAGGTGGAATATATGAAGATCTAAGAGATAAGAGTTTAAATGAGCTTATGACTATGGATGAAAGTTTTTCTGGGTATGCAATAGGAGGACTAGCAGTTGGAGAACCTCGTGAAGATATGTATAGAATATTACATCATATTGTAGAGAAATGTCCAGAGAATAAGCCTAGATATCTTATGGGAGTAGGAGAACCATTGGATATGTTAGAAGCTGTTGAAGCTGGAATAGATATGATGGACTGTGTACAACCTAGTAGAATAGGTAGACATGGAACAGTGTTTACAAAATATGGTAGATTGGTTATAAAGAATGCTGCTTATGCTGAAGATGATAGACCTCTTGATGAAGGTTGTGATTGCTATGTATGTAGAAATTATACAAGAGGATATATAAGACATCTATTTAAAGCAGAAGAGATTTTAGGACAAAGATTAGCTACATATCACAATCTTTATTTCCTATTAAAACTTATGAAAAATGCTAGAAAAGCAATTATTGATGGAAATTTTAAAGAGTATAAAGATGAGTTTATAAAAAATTATCAAATGGGAA